In Leptospira congkakensis, one DNA window encodes the following:
- a CDS encoding TRL-like family protein, which yields MKKVLLLPLVFFLFHCLSVQIGNPSVTIFQNKGQEGWYSPGKLPLPNDRFVESCTTNYFGLVSVGNASLDYIPRNTRLKEIHSLDHYYKNQYFFFQELCLRITGR from the coding sequence ATGAAAAAAGTTTTATTGTTACCGTTGGTCTTTTTTTTGTTTCACTGTCTGAGTGTCCAAATTGGAAATCCTTCGGTAACAATATTTCAAAACAAAGGTCAAGAAGGATGGTATTCTCCTGGAAAACTTCCTTTGCCTAACGATCGTTTTGTTGAATCTTGTACCACAAACTATTTTGGACTTGTGAGTGTGGGCAATGCCAGTTTAGATTATATTCCTAGAAACACACGCCTCAAAGAAATTCACAGTTTGGATCATTATTATAAAAACCAATATTTCTTTTTCCAAGAACTTTGTTTGCGAATTACCGGCCGATGA